From the Argentina anserina chromosome 3, drPotAnse1.1, whole genome shotgun sequence genome, the window TAGCATGTCACTACTCACTAGTGAGGTTTTCTCACAAATAAAGGCCCTCAGGAATTCCTTCCTTCTTCTTGTACATGACTTTTTCTTTTGCCTTCTTAAAATCCCCATGAGTGACCTTCATGCGTCTCTCCCTCAAAGCAAGCATTCCAGCTTCAGAGCATATGGCCTTTATGTCCGCCCCCGAGTACTCATCTTTGGTCATCACCAGCTCCTCCAAGTTGACATCGTCAGCCAGAGTCATCTTCGACGTGTGAATGTTAAAGATCCTTCTTCTAGTTTGGATATCAGGAAGTGGGAACAGAATCTTCCTGTCAATCCTCCCAGGTCGAATCAAGGCCGGGTCAAGATTCTCAATCTTATTAGTTGCTAGAATCACCTTCACATCtcctctggaatcaaaaccatctAACTGATTCAGCAATTCCAGCATGGTTCTCTGAATCTCACGCTCCCCGCCAGAACGTGCATCGTACCTTTTCGTTCCAACTGCATCAATTTCATCAATGAACACAATTGAGGGTGATTGCTCATCAGCAACCCTAAAGATTTCCCTCACTAGCCTCTGTCCGTCTCCAGAGTACTTCTGAATCAACTCACTCCCAACAACTCTCAAGAAAGTCGCTGATGTTGAATTCGCCACTGCTTTCGCAAGCAATGTCTTGCCTGTTCCAGGTTCACCATATAATATGACTCCCTTTGGAGGCTTGATTCCAATGTCTTCATATAGCTCTGGATGTGTGAGCGGGAGCTCAACCGCTTCTTTGATCTCTTGTATTTGGGACTCCAACCCACCAATGTCGGCATACGACTCTACCGGAGCCTTTTCAACCTTCATCACCGCCACCAGTGGATCAACTTCATCTTGAAGAAGCCCTACAACGGAATGTTGCTTGTTGTGGAGCAAAACGTCACATCCAGGCTCTATCTGGTCTTTGTCAACAAACGACATTATCCCGACGTAGTGGTTCCCCGATGAGGACGACACAATTGCATGGTTGTCGTCGATGAGCTCTTCGAGAGTGCCAACGTCCATAGGGGAGCCACGGAGAGCTTCAACGGCTTTAGATctgtctttttcttcttcgttCGCTTTTGGTTTGAGTTGCTCTTGGTTGGATACAAACTCTTCCTCCATGAGAAGATAATCCTTAATTCTTTCAAGCTTCAACAACCGAAGCTTACATTTGGTCAGTGGCCTAATCGA encodes:
- the LOC126789283 gene encoding 26S proteasome regulatory subunit 4 homolog B-like, translating into MGQAQSGDQQGDQNPNGDKKEPAAPPARVGKKQRKQKGPEAANRLPSIRPLTKCKLRLLKLERIKDYLLMEEEFVSNQEQLKPKANEEEKDRSKAVEALRGSPMDVGTLEELIDDNHAIVSSSSGNHYVGIMSFVDKDQIEPGCDVLLHNKQHSVVGLLQDEVDPLVAVMKVEKAPVESYADIGGLESQIQEIKEAVELPLTHPELYEDIGIKPPKGVILYGEPGTGKTLLAKAVANSTSATFLRVVGSELIQKYSGDGQRLVREIFRVADEQSPSIVFIDEIDAVGTKRYDARSGGEREIQRTMLELLNQLDGFDSRGDVKVILATNKIENLDPALIRPGRIDRKILFPLPDIQTRRRIFNIHTSKMTLADDVNLEELVMTKDEYSGADIKAICSEAGMLALRERRMKVTHGDFKKAKEKVMYKKKEGIPEGLYL